In Pseudomonadota bacterium, a single window of DNA contains:
- a CDS encoding U32 family peptidase produces the protein MDNNKPQILAPAGNKASFLAAIAAGADAVYCGLKDFSARMEAKNFTISELAPLTRLAHDNGVKVYVAINSLLKHEDLLLAANLIAQLSKQVKPDGLIIQDLALIDLAKQTGFKGELHLSTLSNVTFPAALKLVREKLNIDRVVIPRELSIDEIKSLAAACPEKLSLELFIHGALCYGISGRCYWSSYFGGKSGLRGRCVQPCRRIYNQKGKSGRFFSCIDLSLDVLAKVLLPVSKISVWKIEGRKKGPHYVYYTVSAYKILRDEGSDPVQKKNALELLSLSLGRSGSHYNFLPQRPHNPVSANNQTGSGLLIGKISGPGQNPWLSPNEELLPGDLLRIGYEDEASHNILRVGKFVPKRGRLYIKPPAGKKSATGSFVFLTDRREKALEDMISGLDSKIKEVSVTNEPELSFTPKLPKMFKEKKSNYEVNIYRDHAKFNKGVKTGLWFNPEYVKENNIDYSCYWWLPPVVWPDEEKQVKENIDFLLSKGSKNFVLNVPWQIAFFSGMKNLNIWAGPFCNIANVLALKVIHSLGFSGVIASPELGRDDYLNLIQNSPLPLGMVISGNWPLSISRTLSDQVQTDFSFISPKGEHAWVKKYGSNFWVYPNWSIDLKDKKEELIKAGYSMFVNLVEPLPADIRMKKREGKWNWKIGLT, from the coding sequence ATGGATAATAACAAACCTCAAATACTTGCTCCTGCGGGAAATAAAGCTTCTTTTCTTGCTGCAATTGCTGCCGGGGCCGATGCCGTTTACTGTGGGCTTAAAGACTTTTCCGCCCGTATGGAGGCGAAAAATTTTACGATTAGTGAACTTGCTCCTCTTACAAGACTTGCTCATGATAATGGAGTAAAAGTATATGTTGCCATAAATTCTCTTTTAAAACATGAAGATCTTTTACTTGCCGCAAATCTTATAGCGCAGCTATCGAAGCAGGTTAAGCCCGATGGCCTCATAATACAGGATCTTGCACTTATTGATCTTGCAAAACAAACGGGATTTAAAGGCGAGCTTCATCTTTCTACGCTTTCCAATGTAACTTTTCCTGCGGCATTAAAGCTTGTACGCGAAAAGCTTAATATAGACCGGGTTGTTATACCAAGAGAACTTTCTATTGATGAAATTAAATCTCTTGCCGCAGCTTGCCCTGAAAAGCTATCTCTTGAACTCTTTATACATGGAGCACTTTGCTACGGAATTTCAGGCAGATGTTACTGGAGCAGTTATTTCGGTGGTAAAAGCGGGCTTCGCGGAAGATGTGTGCAGCCATGCCGAAGAATTTACAATCAGAAAGGCAAATCAGGCAGGTTCTTTTCCTGTATTGATCTTAGCCTTGATGTTTTAGCAAAGGTTTTACTGCCGGTTTCCAAAATAAGCGTATGGAAAATCGAAGGAAGAAAAAAAGGCCCTCACTATGTTTATTATACTGTAAGCGCTTATAAAATATTAAGAGATGAGGGAAGTGACCCGGTACAGAAAAAAAATGCTCTTGAACTGCTTTCTCTTTCTCTTGGAAGATCCGGCAGCCACTACAATTTTCTCCCGCAGAGGCCGCATAATCCTGTAAGCGCAAACAATCAGACAGGCTCGGGGTTGCTTATAGGTAAAATTAGCGGGCCTGGTCAAAACCCATGGCTTTCGCCCAATGAAGAGCTTTTGCCCGGAGATCTTTTGCGCATTGGTTATGAAGATGAAGCTTCGCACAATATATTGCGCGTGGGCAAATTTGTCCCCAAAAGAGGGCGCTTATACATAAAACCGCCAGCAGGGAAAAAATCTGCAACGGGATCTTTTGTGTTTCTTACAGACAGACGTGAAAAAGCTCTTGAAGATATGATATCCGGGCTTGATAGTAAAATAAAAGAAGTATCTGTGACAAATGAGCCGGAATTATCATTTACCCCAAAATTGCCAAAAATGTTTAAAGAGAAAAAATCAAATTACGAAGTTAATATTTACAGGGATCATGCGAAATTTAATAAAGGTGTGAAAACCGGTTTATGGTTTAATCCTGAATATGTTAAAGAAAATAATATTGATTACTCCTGTTACTGGTGGCTTCCGCCAGTAGTATGGCCTGATGAAGAAAAACAAGTTAAGGAAAATATAGATTTTTTACTTTCAAAGGGCAGCAAGAATTTTGTTTTAAATGTTCCCTGGCAGATTGCTTTTTTTAGCGGCATGAAAAATCTAAATATCTGGGCCGGGCCATTTTGCAATATAGCAAATGTTCTTGCATTAAAAGTAATACACTCTCTTGGATTTTCAGGCGTAATTGCAAGTCCTGAGCTGGGGCGTGATGATTATCTTAATCTGATACAAAACAGTCCGCTTCCATTAGGGATGGTTATTTCAGGAAACTGGCCTTTATCTATATCAAGAACGCTTTCCGACCAGGTTCAAACCGATTTTTCATTTATCAGCCCGAAAGGCGAGCATGCCTGGGTAAAAAAATACGGCTCAAACTTCTGGGTATATCCAAACTGGAGTATAGATCTGAAGGATAAAAAAGAAGAACTTATTAAGGCCGGGTACAGTATGTTTGTTAACCTTGTAGAACCATTGCCTGCTGATATAAGAATGAAAAAAAGAGAAGGCAAATGGAACTGGAAAATCGGATTGACTTAG